The segment TATTGCAGCTTGCGGTGATGTGAACCGTAACGTTACCTGCAGTGCACATCCGAACGAATCAGCAATTCATGAAGAGGTATTTGCTTTTGCTGATAAGATCAGTGTAATGGCATTGCCAAAAACAAGATCGTATTACGAAATATGGCTTGATGAAGAAAAGCTGGTGGAGAAAACAGAAGACGATCCATTATACCAGGATCGTTACTTGCCACGTAAGTTCAAGATCGGTATTGCTATTCCGCCAAATAATGATGTGGATGTGTTAACGAATGATGTTGGTCTTATTGCTGTGATAGAAAATAATAAACTCATTGGTTTCAATATTGCTGCAGGTGGTGGTTTAAGTTCAACACATGGTAACCCGAACACCTATGCTCGTTTGGCAACGGTATTGGGTTTTGTAACTGTTGAGCAAACATTGAAAGCAGTGTACGAAATGATCACGATTCAACGTGACTATGGAAATAGAAGTGATCGTAAGTTGGCCCGTTTGAAATATACCATCGATCGTTTAACGGTTGAAGGATTAAAAGAAGAATTGGAAAAACGTTGTGGCTTTGAACTGGGTGAAATAAAACCTTACAGCTTTACTTCACGTAAAGATCATTATGGTTGGAAAAAGAATCACCAGGGCAAATGGTATTTCACCTTGTTTGTAGAAAATGGTCGTGTGCTGGATGACGAACAGGTGGCAATGAAAACAGCTTTGCTTGAAATTGCAAAAACAGGAAAAGCAAATTTCCGTTTCACAGGTAACCAGAATGTGATCATTTCAGATGTGTTGGAAGCAGATAAACCAGCCATTGAAAAATTGTTGAAAGAATTTAAACTGGATGAACATACTGCTAATGCAGGAGCACTTCGTAAGAATGCAATGGCTTGTGTAGCTTTTAATACTTGTCCGTTGGCGCTAGCAGAAGCACAACGTTATTTACCAACGCTCATTGATAAGATCGAGCCACTGCTTTCCAAGCATGGCTTGCAGGATGATGAAATTATTCTGCGGATGACCGGTTGCCCTAATGGTTGCGGACGTTCACCCGCTGCAGAGATCGGGTTTGTGGGAACAGCTTATGGTCAGTACAATTTGCATATTGGCGGTGACAGGGAAGGAGAGCGCTTGAATACAAAATATAAAGACAGTTTGAACGAAGAAGAAATACTAACGACACTTGATGAGTTGTTTGAAGTATATTCAAAAGAACGCAACAGCGGCGAAACGTTTGGCGATTTTTCACAACGTAAATGGATACTGAATTAATCGCTTGAACAAATTGCTTACGATAGGATTAGTTGCGCTTTCAGCAAGAGCTTACACGCAAACGCCACCTGCTGAGTTGTGGGTGGGTGCAAATGTTACCGTTGCTTTTCAAAATCAGTGGCAATGGCATAATGATGCGGGCTACAGAACAAACGGTGTAAATCTTATTCCGCATCAATATCTTTATCGTACCGGTATCCGGAAAATATTTTCAACGAAATGGCATGCTGCGGCTGGTGCGGCTTTTTTTTCAACAAGGATATCGTATAACAAAGCCGATCATGAATTTGGAAATGAATACAGGGCATGGCAGGAAGTAAATCACCAGTATGAATGGAAAAATGGTTTCAGTCTCCAGAATCGGTTCAGAG is part of the Lacibacter sediminis genome and harbors:
- the cysI gene encoding assimilatory sulfite reductase (NADPH) hemoprotein subunit, producing the protein MADQVKNKEKVALSPVERIKTASEGLRGTLKESLTNQLTGALYEDDQSLIKFHGMYQQDDRDRREERTAKKLEWLFSYMIRLRLPGGFLSPEQWVALHEVAGEHSTGTIKITTRQTVQLHGILKSHIKPTISDFNIAKLDSIAACGDVNRNVTCSAHPNESAIHEEVFAFADKISVMALPKTRSYYEIWLDEEKLVEKTEDDPLYQDRYLPRKFKIGIAIPPNNDVDVLTNDVGLIAVIENNKLIGFNIAAGGGLSSTHGNPNTYARLATVLGFVTVEQTLKAVYEMITIQRDYGNRSDRKLARLKYTIDRLTVEGLKEELEKRCGFELGEIKPYSFTSRKDHYGWKKNHQGKWYFTLFVENGRVLDDEQVAMKTALLEIAKTGKANFRFTGNQNVIISDVLEADKPAIEKLLKEFKLDEHTANAGALRKNAMACVAFNTCPLALAEAQRYLPTLIDKIEPLLSKHGLQDDEIILRMTGCPNGCGRSPAAEIGFVGTAYGQYNLHIGGDREGERLNTKYKDSLNEEEILTTLDELFEVYSKERNSGETFGDFSQRKWILN
- a CDS encoding DUF2490 domain-containing protein, with amino-acid sequence MNKLLTIGLVALSARAYTQTPPAELWVGANVTVAFQNQWQWHNDAGYRTNGVNLIPHQYLYRTGIRKIFSTKWHAAAGAAFFSTRISYNKADHEFGNEYRAWQEVNHQYEWKNGFSLQNRFRAEERFFEEVSTRDAYKALRLRYRVGLTKRFAEKWTVQVADEYMRQLQQKQFLYNQNRTLVSLGHDLKKHVQLQAVYIWQQRPTGSQHILALLFQKTITADGNKN